Proteins encoded by one window of Patescibacteria group bacterium:
- a CDS encoding metallopeptidase family protein encodes MQFSQEAFEQLVREEVQLLPKRFRQKIKNCAFFIAQEPTREQLRNARVRAGSTLLALYEGVPQLHRTIATGTALPDRITLFQGPLEALAGNPVNSDLLRKAVRDTVWHEIAHHFGFEEHEVRAMERTRRKSV; translated from the coding sequence GTGCAATTTTCTCAGGAAGCATTTGAACAGCTGGTACGAGAGGAGGTGCAGCTTCTGCCAAAACGGTTCCGCCAGAAGATCAAGAATTGCGCTTTTTTTATCGCACAAGAGCCAACCCGCGAGCAGCTACGCAACGCGCGCGTGCGCGCAGGCTCTACCCTGCTCGCATTATATGAGGGCGTGCCCCAGCTCCACCGGACCATCGCGACAGGCACCGCGCTTCCGGACCGCATTACGCTTTTTCAGGGTCCTTTAGAAGCGCTCGCCGGAAACCCTGTCAACTCCGATCTTCTTCGCAAGGCAGTGCGCGACACCGTGTGGCATGAGATCGCGCATCATTTCGGGTTTGAGGAACACGAAGTGCGCGCCATGGAGCGTACAAGGCGGAAGAGTGTCTAA
- the rlmD gene encoding 23S rRNA (uracil(1939)-C(5))-methyltransferase RlmD → MKLYQTLHAVIHGVDAHGRGTATAEGKLLAVPFAFPGDEADVRPAHREHGILVCELVALTRPSPWRVAPQCDHADRSGGCFWQVIAYEKQLEWKRMITQMFFDTAGVSLSVPEVIPSAPLFEFRNKMEFAIGEGPVIGTKAPGKWWEIVDMDGCLLLSRESCEVVRRVRAFLTQHRVPSWNARLHQGYARYLVIREGKYTHERMVTLITAPGALPGAEDLITLLHPLTTSLYHGINFSLSDTALADTLTLLAGDPYLHEQVGELRLAISPNSFFQTNSFMIEKLMDVVEDLLQLAPREKLLDLYCGLGLFSLKYAPLCAQVIGIEAAQEAVAMAIRNQETNKIANVEFKAGKVEDLSWVSPWADAAIVDPPRAGLHPDVIEAFIKCGPQRFVYVCCNPKAFARELAALQAAYRVTAMRALDLFPHSPHVELVVRLERI, encoded by the coding sequence ATGAAACTCTACCAGACTCTCCATGCGGTGATACACGGCGTAGATGCGCACGGACGCGGCACGGCGACCGCGGAAGGTAAGCTGCTCGCAGTGCCTTTTGCCTTCCCCGGCGATGAAGCTGACGTGCGGCCGGCGCATCGCGAGCATGGGATATTGGTGTGTGAGCTCGTGGCGCTTACCCGCCCTTCGCCATGGCGCGTGGCTCCCCAATGCGACCATGCGGACCGGTCAGGGGGATGCTTCTGGCAGGTTATTGCGTATGAGAAGCAATTGGAATGGAAACGGATGATCACGCAAATGTTTTTCGACACGGCAGGAGTGTCATTATCGGTGCCGGAGGTTATTCCCAGCGCCCCGCTTTTCGAGTTTCGGAATAAGATGGAATTCGCAATCGGCGAAGGTCCCGTAATTGGCACCAAAGCGCCGGGGAAATGGTGGGAGATCGTGGACATGGACGGATGTCTGCTTCTTTCGCGCGAATCGTGCGAGGTGGTGCGCCGCGTGCGCGCGTTTCTCACGCAGCACCGCGTGCCCTCATGGAACGCGCGGTTGCATCAGGGATATGCGCGGTATCTTGTGATTCGGGAAGGGAAATACACGCATGAGCGCATGGTAACCTTGATTACCGCGCCCGGGGCATTGCCCGGAGCCGAGGATCTCATCACACTTTTGCATCCGCTCACCACGTCGCTCTACCACGGCATTAATTTTTCTTTGAGCGATACTGCACTCGCAGATACGCTCACGCTTCTTGCGGGAGACCCTTATCTTCACGAGCAAGTGGGGGAATTGAGGCTCGCCATCAGCCCCAATTCGTTTTTTCAGACCAATTCATTTATGATAGAGAAGCTGATGGATGTGGTGGAAGATCTCCTGCAGTTAGCGCCGCGCGAGAAACTTCTCGACCTCTATTGCGGATTAGGATTATTTTCTTTGAAATATGCGCCTCTGTGCGCGCAGGTGATCGGCATTGAGGCGGCACAAGAAGCGGTGGCGATGGCCATACGGAATCAGGAGACGAATAAGATCGCCAATGTTGAATTTAAGGCGGGGAAAGTTGAGGATTTATCATGGGTAAGCCCTTGGGCTGATGCGGCTATTGTGGATCCGCCGCGGGCAGGGCTTCATCCGGACGTCATAGAGGCATTCATAAAGTGCGGCCCTCAAAGGTTTGTGTATGTCTGCTGCAATCCTAAAGCGTTCGCGCGGGAACTGGCCGCACTGCAAGCCGCGTATCGCGTCACTGCCATGCGCGCGCTTGACCTCTTCCCCCACTCGCCGCACGTGGAACTGGTGGTGAGGCTTGAGAGAATATAG